The Bubalus kerabau isolate K-KA32 ecotype Philippines breed swamp buffalo chromosome X, PCC_UOA_SB_1v2, whole genome shotgun sequence genome has a segment encoding these proteins:
- the LOC129640123 gene encoding polyadenylate-binding protein 1-like has translation MWNEVQFFLSRLNQYMQRMASVRAVPNPVINPYQPALPSGYFMAAIPQTQNRAEYYPPSQIAQLRPSPHWTAQGARPHPFQNMPGAICPAAPRPPFSTVRPASSQVPRVMSTQRVANTSTQTMGLRPTAAAAAATPAVRTVPQYKYAAGVRNPQQHLNAQPQVTMQQPAVHVQGQEPLTASMLASAPPQEQKQMLGERLFPLIQAMHPTLTGKITGMLLEIDNSELLHMLESLESLRSKVDEAVAVLQAHQAKEAAQKAVNSATGVPTV, from the coding sequence ATGTGGAATGAAGTCCAGTTTTTTCTAAGCAGGCTTAACCAGTATATGCAGAGGATGGCAAGTGTAAGAGCTGTGCCCAACCCTGTAATCAACCCCTACCAGCCAGCACTTCCTTCAGGTTACTTCATGGCAGCTATCCCACAGACTCAGAACCGTGCTGAATACTATCCTCCTAGTCAAATTGCTCAACTAAGACCAAGTCCTCACTGGACTGCTCAGGGTGCCAGACCTCATCCGTTCCAAAATATGCCCGGTGCTATCTGTCCAGCCGCTCCTAGACCACCATTTAGTACTGTGAGACCAGCTTCTTCACAGGTTCCACGAGTCATGTCGACACAGCGTGTTGCTAACACATCAACACAAACGATGGGTCTACGTCCCACAGCTGCTGCAGCTGCAGCTACTCCTGCTGTTCGCACCGTTCCACAGTACAAATACGCTGCAGGAGTTCGCAATCCTCAACAACATCTGAATGCACAGCCACAGGTCACCATGCAGCAGCCCGCTGTTCATGTACAAGGTCAGGAGCCTCTGACTGCTTCCATGTTGGCATCTGCCCCTCCTCAAGAGCAGAAGCAAATGTTGGGTGAACGGCTCTTTCCTCTAATTCAAGCCATGCACCCTACTCTTACTGGTAAAATCACTGGCATGTTGTTGGAGATTGATAATTCAGAACTTCTTCATATGCTTGAGTCTCTAGAGTCTCTCCGTTCTAAAGTTGATGAAGCTGTAGCTGTACTCCAAGCCCACCAAGCAAAAGAGGCTGCCCAGAAAGCAGTTAACAGTGCCACTGGGGTTCCAACTGTTTAA